A section of the Paenibacillus aurantius genome encodes:
- a CDS encoding YheC/YheD family protein encodes MPLRYVEEKLLKDKAMRKDPRLRHHLPETLPWSPGILAIMISRYPTVFIKPDVGSLGNGIVRVKKQKNHRLQVSWGLHHREVDRNSLLPVLRTLLSPRRAYLVQQGLQLAKYRNRLLDIRVFMQKPDKAWRISGKVVRVGAPGRFVTNYHQGARPETVENVLSALYPRDPDKVKHTIREINQVSAMAAKALDREFPGLRTLGIDIAVDNKGRVWIIEVNTAPTFNTFRALKDKTMYYRILRRARIIQAKYG; translated from the coding sequence ATGCCGTTGCGTTATGTCGAGGAGAAATTGTTAAAAGATAAGGCGATGCGAAAAGACCCGCGGCTTCGTCACCACCTGCCCGAAACCCTTCCCTGGAGTCCGGGGATTTTGGCCATAATGATCAGCCGGTATCCAACCGTGTTTATAAAGCCGGACGTGGGGAGCCTGGGCAATGGAATCGTGAGAGTGAAGAAACAGAAAAACCATCGGCTCCAGGTTTCCTGGGGCCTTCATCACCGGGAGGTCGATCGGAACTCCCTGCTGCCTGTTTTAAGAACACTGCTTTCTCCTAGAAGGGCCTACCTCGTCCAGCAGGGGCTGCAGTTGGCCAAGTACCGAAACCGGCTCCTTGACATTCGGGTGTTCATGCAAAAGCCGGATAAGGCCTGGCGGATTTCGGGTAAAGTGGTACGGGTGGGCGCTCCCGGAAGGTTCGTCACCAATTATCATCAAGGAGCCCGACCGGAAACGGTGGAGAATGTACTTAGCGCTCTATACCCACGAGACCCCGATAAGGTGAAACATACGATTCGGGAAATCAACCAGGTTTCGGCTATGGCCGCCAAGGCTCTGGACCGGGAGTTCCCGGGACTTCGGACTCTAGGGATCGATATCGCGGTGGATAACAAGGGGCGTGTCTGGATCATCGAAGTTAACACCGCACCGACATTTAACACATTTCGCGCACTAAAGGACAAAACCATGTACTACCGGATTTTGCGGCGTGCCAGAATCATTCAAGCCAAATATGGATAG
- a CDS encoding ABC transporter permease, which produces MQRSALQESRPRLAAKKPSVWRTIGKRFLRDKFLYLLALPGILYFLLFKYVPMYGVLIAFQDYSPYLGMMKSPWVGIDHFVRFFSNPDFFLLFRNTMAINLLNLIFFFPIPILLSLMLNELRITFMMRIIQSVIYLPHFLSWVIIVGISFLLLSSGDGAINKLLVELGFEKINFLTNPDTFWGMLTVQSIWKDAGWGTIIFLAAIAGVDPQLYEAAKIDGAGRIKQMVHVTLPSIRHVIVILLILRIGHIMDVGFEQVFLMMNSIVSDVADVFDTYVYRLGVREGQFSFSTAVGLFKSIVGLLLVIGANMLAKKLGEEGVY; this is translated from the coding sequence ATGCAAAGAAGTGCGTTGCAAGAAAGCAGGCCGAGACTGGCCGCGAAGAAGCCGTCCGTTTGGCGCACGATCGGCAAACGATTTCTTCGCGATAAATTTCTATACCTGTTGGCGCTGCCGGGTATCTTGTATTTTCTTCTTTTCAAATATGTGCCCATGTACGGCGTGTTAATTGCGTTCCAGGATTACTCCCCCTACTTGGGAATGATGAAAAGCCCGTGGGTCGGCATCGACCACTTTGTCCGATTTTTCTCGAATCCGGATTTCTTCCTCTTGTTCCGGAACACGATGGCGATCAATCTGTTGAACCTGATTTTCTTTTTCCCGATCCCGATCTTGCTGTCACTCATGCTGAACGAGCTGCGGATCACGTTTATGATGCGAATCATTCAGTCGGTTATCTATTTGCCGCACTTCCTGTCCTGGGTCATCATCGTGGGCATCTCGTTTTTGCTGCTGTCCAGCGGGGATGGGGCGATCAACAAGCTGTTGGTGGAGCTCGGCTTCGAGAAGATCAACTTTCTCACGAATCCGGATACGTTCTGGGGGATGCTGACGGTGCAATCGATCTGGAAAGATGCGGGCTGGGGCACGATTATTTTCCTGGCCGCCATCGCGGGGGTCGATCCACAGCTGTACGAAGCCGCGAAAATAGACGGGGCGGGTAGAATCAAGCAGATGGTGCACGTGACGCTGCCGTCGATCCGCCACGTTATCGTGATCCTGCTTATCCTGCGCATCGGCCACATTATGGATGTCGGCTTCGAGCAGGTGTTCCTCATGATGAACAGCATCGTGTCCGACGTAGCGGATGTATTCGATACGTACGTGTACCGGTTGGGCGTGCGGGAAGGCCAGTTCAGCTTCAGCACCGCCGTCGGGCTTTTTAAATCCATTGTCGGCTTGCTGCTGGTCATCGGCGCGAATATGCTCGCGAAGAAGCTCGGCGAAGAAGGCGTCTACTAG
- a CDS encoding YxiG family protein: MSKIQEKLDILWGTTVKEFNIDHKNHRIDLKTVAIDNGVETNYEVVFEDVISYCWVNDSGNGRLSTEEWNYVDLTAVHHIAEASITLKGNYIDQYVGLPNILLEMWNSILLIEAKRLKVNNDNIQLAK, from the coding sequence TTGTCTAAGATTCAAGAGAAATTGGATATACTTTGGGGAACAACAGTAAAAGAATTTAATATTGACCACAAAAACCACCGAATAGACCTAAAGACTGTAGCGATAGATAATGGCGTAGAAACTAATTACGAGGTTGTTTTTGAAGATGTAATTTCTTATTGTTGGGTCAATGATTCTGGAAACGGAAGATTAAGTACCGAGGAATGGAACTATGTTGATTTAACCGCAGTCCATCATATCGCTGAAGCCAGTATTACATTAAAAGGAAACTACATTGATCAATATGTGGGATTACCGAATATATTATTGGAAATGTGGAACTCCATACTATTGATTGAGGCTAAAAGATTGAAAGTTAATAATGACAATATTCAACTGGCCAAATAA
- a CDS encoding carbohydrate ABC transporter permease codes for MGDRVFTATNAAILILISLVAVFPLYYVFVVSFTDPSEYVRKGVVLFPEKWSLDSYRYLMSTNSFLNAMGNSLFLATVGTACSLVVTSGLSYALSRKRLGGRRTLLLLILLTTLFNPGLIPPYLLVRELGLINSTWSLILPVLSSGWYVLLMKGFFDSIPASLEEAARIDGCNDFSVWWRVILPLSLPSLAAFGLFYAVDYWNTFFSALLYINRFDKQPLQVLLQNMLIDSSISGSSEAAQMMAEQRIPGQTLKMAAVVIATVPILLVYPFLQKHFAKGAMVGSVKE; via the coding sequence ATGGGCGATCGGGTGTTCACCGCCACGAATGCAGCGATTCTGATCCTGATCAGCCTTGTCGCCGTGTTCCCGTTATATTATGTCTTCGTTGTCTCCTTCACGGATCCGTCGGAATATGTTCGCAAGGGCGTCGTTCTTTTTCCGGAAAAATGGTCGCTCGATTCCTACCGCTACCTGATGTCGACCAACTCATTCTTGAACGCTATGGGCAACAGCCTGTTCCTTGCCACGGTCGGCACCGCCTGCAGCCTGGTGGTTACGTCGGGGCTGAGCTACGCATTGTCCCGCAAGCGGTTAGGAGGACGGCGGACGCTGCTGCTGCTGATCTTGCTCACAACGCTGTTTAACCCCGGCCTCATCCCGCCCTATTTGCTCGTGCGCGAGCTGGGGCTCATTAACAGCACGTGGTCCCTGATCCTGCCGGTGCTGTCAAGCGGCTGGTACGTGCTCCTGATGAAAGGCTTTTTCGACAGCATCCCGGCGTCGCTCGAGGAAGCGGCGCGAATCGACGGCTGTAACGATTTCAGTGTCTGGTGGCGGGTGATTCTGCCGCTGTCCCTGCCTTCGCTCGCGGCGTTCGGATTGTTCTATGCGGTTGATTATTGGAACACGTTTTTCAGTGCCCTGCTGTACATCAACCGTTTCGATAAGCAGCCTCTGCAGGTTCTGCTGCAAAATATGCTGATCGACTCGTCGATTTCCGGCAGCTCGGAGGCCGCGCAGATGATGGCGGAGCAGCGCATTCCGGGGCAGACGCTGAAGATGGCCGCGGTGGTCATCGCCACGGTGCCGATCCTGCTGGTCTATCCGTTCCTGCAGAAGCATTTTGCCAAGGGCGCCATGGTCGGCTCGGTGAAGGAATAA